The genomic segment GATCCATCCTCTATTAAAAGTGGTTCGTAGAGACCTTGCCAGATATCACCACTACCACGCCGACGGATGGCCGTCTCGTCGTTATAGCGCACATAGACATAGGTCAGATTGCGTTCCTTCACCTTCAAGGTCTTGAGCTTTACCGGCAAATCGCCGACCCTTCCTTCACGGAAAGCAACGCAGGTCTCCATCAAGGGGCAACTGACACAGTTGGGACTGGCTGGTGTGCACTGCATAGCACCGAAGTCCATGATAGCTTGGTTATAAAGTCCCGCCCCTATCCCATCTCTATCAAGAGAGGGAAGAAGTAATTCTTGTGCCAACAAAGCAAACTCTTTTTTGCCTTCCGTCGAGTTGATGGGAGTACTGATACCAAAGTGGCGGCTGAGCACACGATAGACATTACCATCCACCACGGCTGCAGGCAGATTAAAAGCAATAGAGCCAATGGCGGCAGCAGTATAGTCGCCTACGCCCTTCAGACTCTTTATACCCTCTAAGGTGGTTGGGAAGGCACCCATCTCTACTATCTGGCGGGCTGCAAAATGCAGGTTGCGAGCACGGGAGTAATAGCCCAGCCCCTGCCAGAGGCGAAGAACCTCATCCTCTGTGGCAGCAGCCAACTGCTCTACCGTGGGCCACTTCTGCATGAAGCGTTCCCAATAGGCCCATCCCTGCTTCACCTGAGTCTGCTGGAGGATGATCTCCGACAGCCAGATGGCATATGGGTCGCGAGTCTGGCGCCAAGGCAAGTCGCGCCCATTGTCATGGAACCAGTTTAGTAATGTCAGCGAAAAAAAATTATTCATTGTACATTGTTCATCGTTCATTGAACATTCCCCTCATCGTGTCAGCGAGAATTTCATGGATACGCCAAAGTCCTGTGTGGTGGTGGGATAACTGCTCGACGAGAGTAACGGGGTGTTGGTCTGACGGTCGTAGTAGGCCGACACGGTGAGCAGACGTGACAAGGTATAATCGGCAGCAAGAGAAATCTTCAGTGCAGAGTTGCCACTGCTGGCCGACGATACGCCAGAGGCAATATCACGGGTGATGGCAGCCTGTTTACGGAACGAGATATCCAAGCGGGTGTTCAGATCGTGATTCACGCCCTTTCTCTTAGTGGTCTGCTGCTTATTCTTACTGTCGTCGTTATTATTCTTCTTACTGCCCTTCACCTTGCGTGACTTAGTGGCACCGAAGAAGTTGAAATCACTAATCTTATAGCCCATACCAATAACCCAGTCCTTAGAGTTCGACTCGTTAATCTGAACGCTAGTCATCGAGAGGTTCAGCACACGCGTAGTGCG from the Prevotella sp. E15-22 genome contains:
- the mutY gene encoding A/G-specific adenine glycosylase, producing MNNFFSLTLLNWFHDNGRDLPWRQTRDPYAIWLSEIILQQTQVKQGWAYWERFMQKWPTVEQLAAATEDEVLRLWQGLGYYSRARNLHFAARQIVEMGAFPTTLEGIKSLKGVGDYTAAAIGSIAFNLPAAVVDGNVYRVLSRHFGISTPINSTEGKKEFALLAQELLLPSLDRDGIGAGLYNQAIMDFGAMQCTPASPNCVSCPLMETCVAFREGRVGDLPVKLKTLKVKERNLTYVYVRYNDETAIRRRGSGDIWQGLYEPLLIEDGSDISNLTPRPLLLKKGVKHVLTHRILKADFWLWQPTERPALPADYIWIKEAELDDYAKPRLIEILLESLS